GACCACGATACCTTGAAGGATGACCATCTTTCCTGAACTCAGTCAGGTATGTAATGTTCATAAACTTAACCCTACTATGTTCATATCTCATTTCTTGTATTACTTTAGAGATATAAAAGTTGTGGACAGGGTCAGattccatcttcttcatatCAATCTCTGGCTCTGTCTCTGCATCACACAAACCACCCAAGTTCCATGTCCCATTCCTACAacacccaatttttttttttaattaataaaaccaGGTTTTAAAGTCTTGTCTGATTCACCCTCTTATATTGTTGTGAAACTGACCTATAATGCACAGGAGAAAGGCTTCTGAAGAAGATATAACTACTATTGGGATCTAGTTTCTGTACAACCCATGACTTCCATGTCTTTAAAGACTTCTCAAACCCCTCCATTACACTCATTGTCTTGTTTAACTTACCTCCCTCCTGAAAATAGACAcctctacaacaacaacaacaacaaagacgGTAAGAGTACTTATCGATCACCTTTGTCTTGATTTTGAGCTCACATGAAGATTCTTACGCGTTAAAGGTTTTGTCCTCGTTCCACCAGTGTCCTGTGTTGAACACCAGAACATCAGACCCGACCCATCTTTTTGACTGCCAGTTAAACTCATCGACTCTAACCGTCATTCTGACGTCTTCCGGTGAGTTCTCAGGTGGCCGACCAATCACAACAAGAAACGGAGTTCTATGATACTCAACGGTTAGGTTATGTTCAGGAAACCGCATCGAAAGGAAGCCCTTGTGCTTGGTTATAGGGTTCCCATTAACTTCATATATCTCAGATTCATTAGACACAGCTTGTGAAAGCATACACAAAAGAGACTCCCATTGGTTCCTTCCGATGGAATCTCCGACGAACACTATCCTCCTATTACGACTCCTCTCCAGAAAATCAATTGCGTTGAATCTATAATCGTTTCACACCAAAACAATGTCGTAACCCTAGATGTTTGTTTTAATCTAGACGACCAATGCCTTGAGACCCAAGCAACCAAAAGATACATAAAGAGTGTGACTACATACCGTGGAAGATTGCAGCCGTGTGGTTGCCATCGCCATTGTCGGAAGCCAGAATCTTTTCTTCCACTATTCAGACAACGAAAACCAGAATCCAGAAACCGACACTCTTCTCCGTAATAGGTTTCGTGCACGTCACGTTTTCGTCTACGAACCCATTTACCGTATGAATAGTCGCATACGTCGTTGTTTCTTGGTTTCTTAGTTAATGTTTTCGACAAGAATCCGATAGAGAGACGAGGCTTGAAGCCGACAAGATCAACGACGATGACGAAGAAGATAAGGAAAGTAATGAGAAGAGAGATTACGAATAATGTATGTTTCTTGATCTTGAAGGTTGAGAGGAAAGGAGATGAAGATAGAGAGAAGAGTTGCTTGAGAGAACTCGATTCTTGGTGATCATCCATGTCGGCATAAGCATAAGATTTGATCTCTCTTCTTTGACGTGAAAATTGTGAATATGCGATCTTCATTTACCAAAgtactaataaatatatatgtttcgGTAACGCAATAAATACgtaattgataaataatgtatcGACTATTAATTCATCCATGTGATAACACAGATATCAATGGATTCATACTACAAAATCAGTTAGCGTAGTAATAAACAAACGTTTCCTCACATGCCCGCTTCTACATGTGTTAGATCTAGCTGACTTTCAGTTTCccaatatattttaactatttttttttcatctgaaCGATATTAAAActacttattatttatattctttgaTGAGTTTTCTTACTGATATTCAAAGCGGGTTGCTTTACAGTTTCTGCCTTTATACAATACGAAAGCGTTGTTACCTAATGTTGAAGTATCCATACATACATGGCACATGATAGCGCATGCTGCTTTTtgctttaaattctaaaaaaaaaattaaaaaaaatcaatagcgAACCACTATTTTTAGAGTATTACtagaaataaagaaacaatATGAGATTGAAGAATCAAACGATTTATTACCATACTAAAAAGAGAATCGTTCATACAAGGCAGTCTATGAAGACTTACCTTTATAACATGTGCAATGGATTTTAGCCTTGACTAATTAGTATGTTCCGGCGTGTAGAGATGTCTCTCTCGTTGGTACacatcttatataataaaattgatttttttttccttgggGAACAATGCCATGTGAcattctccttttaataattaaaatcttttctcaactttatttaatgtgttttagtGTTAATTGTTATTAGGTgtgagtttatttttgttattgacaatttattacaatgatgttttaattttggattaaaagtttaatttattattaattttatgtcttgattttctttagatttcacaactcttatgttacatatttttttaaatacttttaaactatttcttaatattttgtatgtcagataaaaatacaaaaatagaaattaaagtgaagtatttcaaaaaaaattaaacataaaatatatacatatccaaactattactttatgtttgaaaacattttaaatattaactttagtttttatatatttattttcatagctaatatattatcttataataaaactaattcatttactaaaccgcAGTTCACCCACGGTTGATCCAgagacccggtaaatcgtccagttcagtgtccgggtcgggtggatttctttatatttgatgttgacgatggaaaATGGAGCCTCTACGATTCTCTTTCTTTAAAGCAATCGACGTAAccgtcatataatcaatctaaaaattccactcatcccattctaataatgtttagtaattaatggcgattcaagtccaaaagactaacaaTTGATCTATTGGTATTGgcacataaactctatggtatcttccTATGTTACACTAtgcaaggaaaccaataacttccctgatgcatgctatccgtatttacattttaaaaaccgtgaacatgattattatactcttaaaacttaactaaacgaaaaaaaaaacattacttcCAATCTGAGAGAAATTTTTAAACGTTGCctggttgctaaagttatttaaaattgatgtaaaccacacaccaccctcaccaataatcctttgcaccacactaaccatttattgtcaaaaccattactaaatgcaGCAAGTCAGCAAGCCCGAATAtcacagatagttagaaattgtatttctcatgatcgttatagatgctaacatttcatttactaattaacaaattgattttttactaggaagatttggtgaaattgttccattccggttaaaatagaagttgtctattaaatagaggagtttaggaaccatttatagtttttagctaaaaacatatttagattcatattaaaatttgttgatatttctaaataagggtggacaaacaagaattttgttatgaacacacacaaaatcttccattataacaaaactaatatagaaaataattttatgtttcttattttaagatacatatttttgagagaccttgaaactaaagtaacacatacaactcgcactctatattttaaaagtcaacatggtaatttaaaaaaaaatatattagatactcaccaattattttatcaaaaattgacacttcacccttatttttttataaaatttataaaatttgaaacgtattccatctttctattatttgaactaaatatattagtaaaagttttatagttcatatatagttattttaataattaataatataagtatgttctctatataaaacatcaactttgttttatgtttaaattccaactaaattaattttgttatgactatcggctttttattctattttattaaattgattagtaacaaccacttataCTATTccactttgaactaaacaacttcaaacaagTAATGCACTACGGTCACTAAccactataaaaaaattagaaaatatcatttttaatatatttgtatttcatatttaacatatttatttgttaaaaccatataataatttataaatttatgtaaaagtataacatacgaacccggcgcgtagcgccggaatatcaCTAGTACATAATAaaaagactagattttgatccgcgcttcgaaagcacggatatttttttttacttttatgaaatatattatttgcttgtaattattgaatatgtttatcttagtaaaattttctttataataaattcgaaaCATTGAGTGtttctggtaaactatgtgtttttctggttttattttattctctctccaatcaacatatttatttggcttgttgttaaaataaatgattttagaacgcaaatggacaatacttttacattgatatttgtttaaataatgtgacatatttctatattagttaaatatttacattgtaatttaaattcgtatacaaatcaacatatgtGTAGTTtattgttaaaagaaatgattttgaatccaaatatatactacttttatattgatttctttttcagttcatataaatattttaaatatatttatttcaactgaactaactaatattttgttaaattggcccctgaaatatatattttatgcatcaatatttatttttcataattagtattatatattctagatgtatcataatataactaacgatattcaaaagacctggaccgaatcaggttatatggctatttttgttatgaatatccgaacccgttttaaatacattggttatttagatatttttaggttcttATACATCAGAatcgaattcatccagatccagaatgaCCAACTTCAAAATCCAcatataagtttataatattcaagcgggacttggtttcaaaacaaaagaaaattgataTCCGAAAgaaacaacatgtacctaaatggaaaaataatgttcatgtctaactgattttataaattaatgaaaaaactatttctatgtgtttagctaaattaagtgaaatataaataattttttttatcaagtaaaatgattatatggagtggaaaattaagtggtaataaatgaaaaacattttaattattttgatttaagttattattttattcacaaaaacatatctttgaactatatttttgggtacgtaatttccaccgattgaaactaaaataaaaatattttattaaaataaactaaaccaaacatttaatcatatgtaaaacccaatttttaacatttttgattttatattggCAGAAAGTTAATATTggttaactaataaataaaaaatatgttattcatgtttctaaataattcacatttattattaatttattgaaaatataatggctaaatgtgtaaataaaagaaagtacacatctctactatccatgtttccaaacatatctaatttattctactatctatgtttccaaacatatctcttttattctactatccttgtttccaaacaaattacaaatgtacttcaactttaataatatagatatgatATTATCAAGTAACTATACTATAATCTTTCAAATGCCCAAGACAATTACTAGTTAATTACTTAATTTCCCAAAACTTTAGTATTTGGATCCAGAGCGAAAACTCAAAAGGCTTTAAAGCCCAGCCCAGAGAAAGAAATTAAAACACACTTCTTTGTTATGGTGTGGATGAGAAGTTGAGATCAACTCTTGGAGAGCACTAAAGGAACCAAAGAGAGGAGACGAGAACATCTGAACTTTAAAAACGAACTAGAAATTACTCCTAGAATACCAAAGTCCTGATCGTTTCGTTTGCGTTCACATTTGCAATTTAAAATGGCAAACGTAAAGGCAAAGAAACAATTGGGACCGTCTCGTTTTGTCAGAATATCTTGTAGAAGGGATTCAGATATTCCTTTCGCACTTTCTCTgcaattcaaaagaaaaaaaacaatagagaATCAAAAGTAGAGTAATATAGAATAAAATGGTCTTTAGGTTTTGCTTTGGACCAGATAGAAAAGGCGTTGTAAGTTGTAACACAACATACATTTTTACACACATGCTATACCCGTTCTTTAATCATTTGTTAGGGCCACACCTTTTTCTTCTTGTAATCTCATCACATGAATCATAACAATTCCCAAATCATCTTTCATCATCATTGATTCGCTATACATGCACATATACATGATACAAGCTCTCAAATGACTTTTGCAAGCTTCATTGAATTTATCTCTGATTCTCAGGCATCAAATAATACACATTTTTAGTTAACTCTCTGACTCAAATGttggaaaaataattatactcttttttattttgttttcaaattggTTAAATAGCAAATAACTAAATACACAATAATGAAGTTATACTGATATTAATTTTCCTCCTTTTTGGTGTTTTCTCTGTGACAATTGAGCCAAGTATGGACTGATAATCTAAAGTCAAAGTCTAAAAGATTATCGCTTCTTTTCAAATATCATCAGCCTCGTCCATCTCCTACCTGTTCCATTGCTTCCCCAGCAAATGATACATTCTATTTCACAAAACCAACACGCAACTATTgttaatttgttattatttatcaCTTAATCTTCTTCATTAAAATCATGCTAGGCtacagaaaaagaagaaaacagattATGTTAGGCTATCAATTTATCATCAACAAATTGGCCATGTGCGTTTACATTCAAGTGCAGTATTAGTCTTCCTGATTCCTtctttattatattagttattaaacAAAAGCTCTTTCagatctatttttaaaaactactaATCTCGTATGTCTCATCTCGAGAAACAGCCACGACATCTGTTTTATAACTACTTAATTATTGGCATAGTAGCATAAACATACTTGACGTAAGCAAATTGAATAtgacagaataaataaaaagttaccATGGGATGAGGAGTTGAGTAATAGTAAAACTGTTGGCCACTGTAGCCGTCGGGGCACGGTGGTGGCTCGGCAACGTCACCGTGACATTCGAGGTTAACTCCAAATAGCCTCACCGTCCTCGAGCTCCCTGCAACTACCGTCGGTGTCTCAGCGACGGCGCCTACAATTTTCCACCGTCACGACACGTGCGCATCTTTTAGTTACATacttagtttttaattaattaaaggAAGAAATAACGAACACGTTAGTCTAAGTTGATTGGACGGTTCTCCTTAAGTTTACACAACTTGGCGAAGATAATTGAAATTGCGGGGGTTTTATTTTCTTGTCCAGAATCAAAATGACATGTGAAAAAAGAGAGATATCTATTACAAAATGTTATCTCAGGTTGTTATTTTACATAGATACACACGCAACTAAAGTAGTTGTcacattttttttggtaaatttaatTGTCACATATTTtaggataaaataaaataactagtGGGTGTTTTTAATTCCGACAATTTTTATAAGAAGAAACATCCACCAGCTAAAATGGTCAAAGCTCAGTCTAAAAAATGTTTAAGGTAATCTAAAACAACAAGCATAAAAGAATAACCTATGTTATAACATGTACGAACGTATATATTTTGGTGAAAAGAAAAGACATTATCTATGacatatatctataaaaacagAAAGTGTATATATATCTGACAGATAGATAagagaaaaataacaaaataaattgagATGAGAGATAAAGAGTTTTACCATAGTGTGAATACTCTTGGTGAATGTTAGGGTAAGAGCTCGTTGACGCGTGTACTTGACGGTAAGGTGTAGTCAAGCCGTTGCTCCAGTATGTCGTCGTGTTAACTCGAGCATCTTGAGACACGACGGAGACGGTGGAAGGGGACGAAACCTCGCCGCGTTTTCGCCAACCAATGAAGACTCTATGTAGATCAAAACGGTGCCGCTGAAAGAAAACAACGTCCCCTGCGTGGAGGTGCTTGTCTTTGACGTACCTGCTCCATCCTTTGGTCAACACGTAGCTTTGGCTACTGTTCCAATACGAGTATCTGAATTTCCAACACTTTCCCGACTCGTCCTCGAAGCTAAGAAGCATCCCTTTCTCCGTCGTCTCTGCCGCCGCCACGTCATCGCTGGCATTATTTAGAGGGAAGTGTTTCTCAGCGTGTTGCTTCGGTATGACTAAACGGTTTAGCTTTCCAACATCGCTTGGTGTTAGTGATTTCTCGAACAAATACTCTCTATCAACGACGGCGTCGTTTTGGCGATGGTGCAACGAGGGAGTGGTGTGGTGGATTTCTCTTGGGTAACAGTTGCCTGACATCTTTTTTGCTAGAGGGTGAGAGAGAGTAGAGAGGATGTGCAGAGGTTTGGTGGTGAAAGAAAGATGGGTAATGGTactaatatagtatttttttaacaGCAGTACTAATATAGTATTATACGAAGGAGAGAGGAAAAGAGAGtgtgtaaaaaaaatttgtgaaaatgtttaaatattgATGCGAAAACTGTGGGAACTATTTGTTGTagatgaagaggaggaggacACGACATCGATAGTACTTTTAAGGTTTTGCGTGATGATATTTCTTTtcaatcattattttattttcccttttgttgttgttgttgttgcagacCTGCAGTTCATTTATATCgagtaaacattttaaaattatagtattGGAATGCTCGTTTGATAAACCTCGTTGGCATTGGATCCAAAGAGGTTCTATTGTTATTTATAGTGtaagaaataattaaataattttaaagttagtGTGAAAGTTAGTGTGGTTTTGTCTTAGTGTAAattattttccatattttattaGGTCTAGCAAATTATATAAGGGATGCCACAGAGATCATTGTTATACGTTATTTTATGTTCATGGACTTAGCCACGTacttataagtatataaatatgaaaggAAAAAACCTGTTTGAGATCTACTATGAGTGAACAGATCGAAACTTATCTGCTTGCTAAACAAAAATCTATGACATCATTAACTAACAAGATCCTTAATTAATAATGGACTCTCAAAGCAGATAAAACTCACTTATCACATAAATGTGTGGCTTGCATGAGTCAGACAATCCTTTTTTCATGTGGAAATGGAACACATCTGATAATCGAGTCAGCATCGGCTTCTAAACGATTTAAGTCCCTATAAATGGTAATCTCAAAATGTTTGTTATATAACGTCGTGCATGAGAGAGACTGTAGATAAAAGAGAATCATGGAACTTTGAAAACTTTATAACCAAAActctttttataatataaaaaatgataattggATGTAATCAATTTTTGAATATGTTCATTAGTTTACGGATACTAGCTTAAAACTATACTTGGAATTCAAAAAGTGACGTAAACATCACCAactatggaaaaaaaaatattttgacgGACGGTGTTTGTTACGGCTGTCTGTAAAcgtaaaagataatattttgaCAATGAAGTTTAGTTCTAAGcagataaaataattaaaaaatcactttCGTATTATAAATGAATAGTATATGCAATGAATAGGGATCCAGTGGCTGAGAAGTGTGGTGGTACATAATAAGTAAAAAGTAAGAAGGTACAGAGGATACTTACCCCTGACGCAAGTGAGAAGCTCAAGTTGTGGAGCATGTGCTTTGCCTTTCCGACACACCATCGCATGCATCTTCACTTCTACTTCATAccatccctttttttttttgaacaccttCATACCATCCCTTAAAGCATCGTTATTGGAGGGCAGAGAACAAAAcccttatctttttttttttgtcatgaaaACATAAGGGACAGCCTTTATATAGAGGTTTTTCCTCCATTCTTCTCATGGGTTCCCTTCCCTTCTCTTTTAAGGACTGCCTTAAAGACTTCCCAATAATGATGGTTTTATgtttctctctatctctctcttaaATTTTGCAGTTTATTCTCCCTCTTTCTttattataatcattttataatcGAGAAGGATAAAGACTaacaaattatatttgaaaTCGACTTGACTTTTGTGGCCGTGTTTTCTTCTTTACAATACTGAGCAACCACCATCCTATAGTTTGGTGCTAACTAATACTCCATATAGAGATGGACTAGAAGTCTAGAATTATTGGTTCGcttaatgaaatataaaactaaaacagtaTACATATGTTTCCCATTACTAAAGCTGATATATAAAcagtttagtaaaaaaaacttGATGTATGAATTCAGGGAATTGAAAAATAACCCAAAATTTGTAATAGAAAAgtaaagttataaatatttattacttaattatttacTTCAATAAATCATGGAGTTTGAGAATAGTTTTTGGTGTTCAGATCGaaatgtaaataatattatatttggatGTAAACTGTAGTTTATGACTATTCATTTCAAAAACTATTTGACCACCAACTAGTATTTGATATAACATTAATATTAATCTAATCAGTACTACAATATTGTATTTGTATATTACATCAATGTTGTAATTTGTTTAAGTGTCTTAGTATAATTTCTATCTTGTTTGACGATTGGGTAAATTCCTTTTATTACTATCTTAAGTCGTGAGTTTAATAAATAGTTTagtgaaaataaatatgtatactaCTTATCACAAACGTACTGCAAAAATCAGGACGTGCAATGAACTGCGTACGTGGTCCACTTCTATTTTATTCGTTGAACTCTTACAAGTGTCGTTTATCTAATACTATCGTCCGTAAATTATATGATTGTGATATAATTCTCACGTGCTTTCAGGCCTTATCTTGGTGCTCAcacatttctttcttttttcttcttcttaatttCCTCACAAAATTCCGACTGCATTTGTTCAACAATAATTTCCTATAAAACAAAgatgtttcttttaaaataattaaatttactaGACAAGACTTAAGAACATGTTATATGTTCCAAATTTCGAATTCATGTTGAGGTAAGTCTTGTGACtttataaatctataaaattatacttcacaatacaaatatatatatatatatatatatatatactcctaTAATATATTAGccgataaaatattattttgttgggTTCCCAATATAATTTGCAAAAACAAAGATGTGATCAGATTTGTTTGATTGGGATCTACTCGTGTTTTCGTGTTTCACTCCTCTCCTCATACTCTAATCTACTGCGCTTGATTATATACGACCCACATTGATATACGTTTCTTTCATGATATATCATCACAAAGGATTGCAAATCACATGTTTGTCTGTCTGTATATATGAGCTATCTGCTGGTAGGAATTTATAATTGTAACTCGTTAAATGAGTTTTGCTGGTTAAAATGTGACCATTTCTAACTTTTTGTCTCGGTAAATTTTAACACCGTCAAATAAATTTGTGTGAAGAATAATCGCAACACCGTTATTGGGATTTGTTTCAGAGCTAGCCATGACCCTAATATATCAGGGACATTTTCGTTCAACATCAAAAAAGAACTGGTACATTTTCATTAATACTATATCTATCAAACTTTTAACACATTGTAAACATAAAGAACGTCACGAGGCGCCCGTTAGTatgattttaaaactaaagtacaatTATCAACGGATACAACTATTAATCAGTGAAAATAATGATTGCAATATGGTATAAGAAGAGTATATATTTACCTATGAAAATTAATAAACctgataataatatttgtttgcATACTTTATTTACATTTAGGGGACCAAAGCTAATTGTTGTACTTTCTATGAACCAAAACTAAATGGCCGGAGGGAGAGGACCACAcatttcttttacatttttgtttttcttattaaaaatatctgCACTGTTCAGATTATATTAAGTATTAACTGATATATGTGCAGCCGATACCTCAAGACTTGCAAccgaaaattaaattatatatggaGAAGTCACAAATAACTAGCAAATTTGTGTAGAGAAGAAACACACAGGTAGATtactttcatttaaaaaaaaattttttggAGAAATATCTAGGTAGAAACTCAATAATCATGCTCATCTAAACCAATTTACTGGTGACAGACAAATCCGATTGCTCTATATAGAAGTTAGAAAACCACACCATTTGATCATACGGGTAACTAGCAATTTCACACTACAAAATAATCGATCTCTATTCTAAACCCACAAAACAGCTAATCCCAATAAAAACCACAATACAGTTACAATATGTGGGGTTTTTGCATATAGATAAGTCTTTCactataatttttcttttgtccaTCTTCGTTATGTTATCTAACTATTAACATTTTGACTGcactctcttctttttttttgtaaccacaTTCATATTACTGATCTTGTTGCTGAACTATCACTAATAAGTACTTCACCGCAACTATTAAAGAACTGTAGTTACTCCCAGTAGTAGAAATCCAAAAATTACAATAGTATTATgtgtatatactttttttttaaatcacaatgtgtatatatacattacCTTCAAAATGTTATCCAACTTGGAGGATAAGTTTGAAAATGTGAACTCGAGGAAGACAACCTATTTGAATCTTTTacgtataaaaaataaaacacaaaacgtttttgatataaataaaaacaaaaagggACGGCTAAGTTTGGCGGTTTGGTTGAAAAATATGGTACAATGGAAACAAAACATTTGCACGACTTTTTCTCACACTCTCTTCTTCTGAGTTATTTCATTGCATCAAAGATTCAGGTCCCATTTCTTTTATATGAAAAGGCCCCATTTCAAATCTGAACCCCCACATTcgcattttttttcttgagtttttgtaGTTATAGTATGTTATAATGTTAGATCTCGAGAAAAAAACTTCGTCAGTAATTTAAAGGCAGTAAAATTCTTAGTGTTACCATTATCACCACCTTTTCAGCATGAGGAATGAAATACTTGTAcaatgtttataattttaaaataatttgggATAGGCTTTATGATAGTAGTAACATATGGTAAGAGAAAGGAAGgttgaaaaatatttgtaaagaAAACTGTATCTACCTTGACTTTCAAATGATAAATACGTATATGTCATTTAgccgcaaaaaaaaaatcaaacaattttGTCAGAGAAATgatgtttataaagaaaaaggtGAATAAAAATCAAACAATCGAGGCCTCCATAAATATACCTAAAATGATATAGTTAGGATTAGAGATAGTCTAACTCCACCTCCAAATAAATTTGACTTGTTGACTCGTACCTCTCCTCCGTCAACGAGAGCGAACACGGAACATCATTAGAGCATGCCCATTAGGGGTTCATGGGTGGGGTTCACACccttcccaaaaaaaaaaataataaaatatatgaatagtgATGAACCCCTCTCTCCTAAAGTTCTTTGGGATGAACCCCTCTCTCATGAAGTTCGTCACTGTAGCGCGGGCCCCACGTGTCGTGGTGGCCCGCGATTGgtctatctcttttttttttttttttttttttaaaagaaaatcaaaagaaaaatggaaaaagtttaataataaaaaactaaaaggaTGAACCCCAAGAGGGGTTCATTGATGGGGTGCTCTTAGTGGGACAACTTCTGACTATGAGTTAACATTTTATCTGTTAAACTTGATTCGattcattatttattactaTTAGATCTAAAAATTC
The sequence above is a segment of the Raphanus sativus cultivar WK10039 unplaced genomic scaffold, ASM80110v3 Scaffold2763, whole genome shotgun sequence genome. Coding sequences within it:
- the LOC130505979 gene encoding protein trichome birefringence-like 8, whose product is MKIAYSQFSRQRREIKSYAYADMDDHQESSSLKQLFSLSSSPFLSTFKIKKHTLFVISLLITFLIFFVIVVDLVGFKPRLSIGFLSKTLTKKPRNNDVCDYSYGKWVRRRKRDVHETYYGEECRFLDSGFRCLNSGRKDSGFRQWRWQPHGCNLPRFNAIDFLERSRNRRIVFVGDSIGRNQWESLLCMLSQAVSNESEIYEVNGNPITKHKGFLSMRFPEHNLTVEYHRTPFLVVIGRPPENSPEDVRMTVRVDEFNWQSKRWVGSDVLVFNTGHWWNEDKTFNAGVYFQEGGKLNKTMSVMEGFEKSLKTWKSWVVQKLDPNSSYIFFRSLSPVHYRNGTWNLGGLCDAETEPEIDMKKMESDPVHNFYISKVIQEMRYEHSRVKFMNITYLTEFRKDGHPSRYRGPDVPENAPQDCSHWCLPGVPDTWNEVLYAQLLSMNYRTK
- the LOC108811662 gene encoding B3 domain-containing protein At3g11580 isoform X3, giving the protein MSGNCYPREIHHTTPSLHHRQNDAVVDREYLFEKSLTPSDVGKLNRLVIPKQHAEKHFPLNNASDDVAAAETTEKGMLLSFEDESGKCWKFRYSYWNSSQSYVLTKGWSRYVKDKHLHAGDVVFFQRHRFDLHRVFIGWRKRGEVSSPSTVSVVSQDARVNTTTYWSNGLTTPYRQVHASTSSYPNIHQEYSHYGAVAETPTVVAGSSRTVRLFGVNLECHGDVAEPPPCPDGYSGQQFYYYSTPHPMRKCERNI
- the LOC108811662 gene encoding B3 domain-containing protein At3g11580 isoform X4, which gives rise to MSGNCYPREIHHTTPSLHHRQNDAVVDREYLFEKSLTPSDVGKLNRLVIPKQHAEKHFPLNNASDDVAAAETTEKGMLLSFEDESGKCWKFRYSYWNSSQSYVLTKGWSRYVKDKHLHAGDVVFFQRHRFDLHRVFIGWRKRGEVSSPSTVSVVSQDARVNTTTYWSNGLTTPYRQVHASTSSYPNIHQEYSHYGAVAETPTVVAGSSRTVRLFGVNLECHGDVAEPPPCPDGYSGQQFYYYSTPHPMRINDDER
- the LOC108811662 gene encoding B3 domain-containing protein At3g11580 isoform X2; its protein translation is MSGNCYPREIHHTTPSLHHRQNDAVVDREYLFEKSLTPSDVGKLNRLVIPKQHAEKHFPLNNASDDVAAAETTEKGMLLSFEDESGKCWKFRYSYWNSSQSYVLTKGWSRYVKDKHLHAGDVVFFQRHRFDLHRVFIGWRKRGEVSSPSTVSVVSQDARVNTTTYWSNGLTTPYRQVHASTSSYPNIHQEYSHYGAVAETPTVVAGSSRTVRLFGVNLECHGDVAEPPPCPDGYSGQQFYYYSTPHPMNVSFAGEAMEQVGDGRG
- the LOC108811662 gene encoding B3 domain-containing protein At3g11580 isoform X1, with the translated sequence MSGNCYPREIHHTTPSLHHRQNDAVVDREYLFEKSLTPSDVGKLNRLVIPKQHAEKHFPLNNASDDVAAAETTEKGMLLSFEDESGKCWKFRYSYWNSSQSYVLTKGWSRYVKDKHLHAGDVVFFQRHRFDLHRVFIGWRKRGEVSSPSTVSVVSQDARVNTTTYWSNGLTTPYRQVHASTSSYPNIHQEYSHYGAVAETPTVVAGSSRTVRLFGVNLECHGDVAEPPPCPDGYSGQQFYYYSTPHPMVTFYLFCHIQFAYVKYVYATMPIIK